The following proteins are co-located in the Leucoraja erinacea ecotype New England chromosome 27, Leri_hhj_1, whole genome shotgun sequence genome:
- the LOC129710084 gene encoding SH3 and cysteine-rich domain-containing protein 2-like yields the protein MTENNETEGEPPNTELQRSPGSVCSQQETKLQRLKRSLSFKTILRSKSVENFFQRTNSDAKFPPEILPPPPTPPPTPPSAVLPVDPTANEQPARKSHPVAIPLKPVRTHTFQEFVFKKPTFCDICHHMIVGYSKRGWRCKLCKINAHPQCGEDACRQQCVGKLPMGFRRNFSSPLLIHEQYGVVKEAMPMATSSKVDPVYEALRFGTSLAQMSRSSFGSFSESPTKHLGNNGDIEEEPDLGTSSSAECEAQTDTVPLENGTVESEDKGESSVPVQVNPTTVGIKASVGPYARSRLQTSTITVPSQVLLDLLSSCSRLVCFSYCKTGRQSGKFGQRLGFDPDDGCCL from the exons CTTCAACGGCTGAAGAGATCCTTGTCCTTCAAGACCATCCTCAGGAGCAAGAGTGTGGAAAACTTTTTCCAGCGGACCAACAGCGATGCGAAGTTCCCTCCCGAGATcctgcctcccccacccacacccccaccgaCCCCCCCTAGTGCAGTCCTGCCCGTGGACCCGACAGCCAACGAGCAACCCGCGAGGAAGTCCCACCCCGTGGCCATCCCCCTCAAACCAGTAAGGACACACACCTTTCAAGAATTTGTCTTCAAAAAGCCCACATTTTGTGACATCTGCCATCACATGATTGTAG GGTATTCGAAGCGCGGTTGGCGATGTAAACTGTGCAAGATCAACGCCCACCCGCAGTGTGGAGAGGACGCTTGCCGGCAACAGTGTGTGGGGAAGCTG CCGATGGGATTCCGACGGAACTTCAGCTCGCCTCTCCTCATCCACGAGCAGTACGGGGTCGTGAAAGAAGCCATGCCAATGG CCACAAGCAGTAAGGTGGACCCAGTGTATGAAGCTCTCCGATTCGGGACATCTCTCGCTCAGATGAGCAGATCGAGCTTTGGGAGCTTCTCGGAATCTCCAACGAAGCATTTG GGCAACAATGGAGACATTGAGGAGGAGCCGGACCTCGGGACGAGTAGCTCTGCGGAGTGTGAGGCTCAGACAGACACCG TGCCTTTGGAGAATGGAACAGTAGAATCAGAAGACAAAGGAGAGAGTTCTGTACCCGTTCAGGTAAATCCAACTACCGTAGGAATCAAGGCAAGCGTTGGCCCGTATGCCAGGTCTCGACTCCAAACATCAACCATCACTGTGCCttcacaggtgctgcttgacctactgagttcctgcagccgTTTGGTTTGTTTTTCCTACTGTAAAACAGGGCGGCAAAGTGGTAAATttggccagagacttgggttcgatcccgacgacgggtgctgtctgtaa